The Daucus carota subsp. sativus chromosome 7, DH1 v3.0, whole genome shotgun sequence genome window below encodes:
- the LOC108194620 gene encoding uncharacterized protein LOC108194620, with protein MAAINGLAYEDEESSSEGIKIQPLSSATMPEQWKDDAGKNRTPLTFRDRLGIDDFYDLNVWRASIGEIFGTAVLVFAVDTIVISSVQTDTKTPNVLLSILVAIIVTILLLAIHPVSGGHINPIVSFSAGLVGLISMSRAAIYIAAQCIGAVLGALALKAVVSSSIENTFSLGGCTVTVVTPGPDGPITIGLETGQAFWLEVICSFVFLVASIWMAYDKRQKKELGQVIVFAIVGTVLGLLVFISTTVTAQKGYAGAGINPARCLGPAIVRGGHLWNSHWIYWVGPGISCVAFYIYTKIIPREHFQPADLQRHDFYNVVKAF; from the exons ATGGCTGCAATCAATGGCCTGGCTTATGAGGATGAAGAAAGTTCATCAGAAGGGATCAAAATCCAGCCTCTCTCCTCTGCAACAAt GCCAGAGCAATGGAAAGATGATGCAGGAAAGAATCGAACACCCCTTACTTTTAGGGATAGGCTGGGAATAGATGACTTTTATGATTTAAAT GTATGGAGAGCATCAATTGGAGAAATATTCGGGACTGCAGTTCTTGTTTTCGCTGTTGACACCATTGTGATTTCCTCTGTTCAGACGGACACCAAAACCCCAAACGTCCTTTTATCAATCCTGGTCGCGATCATCGTCACAATCTTACTTCTAGCCATTCATCCCGTCTCAGGCGGCCATATTAACCCCATAGTCAGCTTCTCAGCAGGCCTAGTTGGGCTCATCTCAATGTCGCGCGCAGCCATCTACATTGCTGCACAATGCATTGGAGCTGTACTAGGTGCCCTGGCACTCAAAGCTGTGGTCAGCAGCAGTATTGAAAACACATTTTCACTTGGAGGATGTACTGTGACAGTAGTCACACCAGGGCCAGATGGGCCTATTACAATTGGGCTGGAGACAGGACAGGCCTTCTGGCTTGAGGTGATCTGCAGTTTTGTGTTCCTGGTGGCTTCAATATGGATGGCCTATGATAAGCGTCAGAAGAAGGAGCTGGGCCAAGTCATAGTGTTTGCCATAGTGGGTACTGTGCTGGGGCTACTAGTGTTTATCTCGACTACGGTGACGGCCCAGAAGGGGTATGCAGGGGCAGGGATTAATCCGGCAAGGTGTTTGGGCCCGGCGATTGTGAGAGGAGGCCACTTGTGGAATAGTCACTGGATTTATTGGGTTGGGCCTGGGATTAGTTGTGTGGCGTTTTATATTTACACCAAGATTATTCCCAGGGAGCATTTCCAACCTGCAGATCTGCAGAGACATGATTTCTATAATGTGGTCAAGGCCTTTTGA
- the LOC108193894 gene encoding auxin-responsive protein IAA4: MESVITHEEGLNLKETELRLGLPGSDESSEKESISISSSRNKRAVPDSVEDRESVSDTKHATAPPAKAQVVGWPPIRSYRKNCFQPKKVETETGSYVKVSMDGAPYLRKVDLKVYKCYPELLEALENMFKLTIGEYSEREGYKGSEYAPTYEDKDGDWMLVGDVPWEMFMSTCKRLRIMKGSEARGLGHGA, encoded by the exons ATGGAAAGTGTTATTACTCATGAAGAAGGTCTCAACCTTAAGGAAACTGAACTTAGGTTGGGATTACCGGGAAGCGACGAGTCGTCTGAGAAagaatccatatccatatccagcTCCAGAAATAAGAGGGCCGTGCCTGATTCTGTTGAGGATAGAGAATCAGTTTCAGATACCAAACATGCAACTGCACCTCCTGCCAA GGCACAAGTGGTTGGATGGCCACCAATCAGATCATACCGGAAAAACTGTTTCCAGCCAAAAAAGGTCGAGACAGAGACAGGAAGTTATGTGAAAGTAAGCATGGATGGAGCACCTTATCTAAGAAAGGTTGATTTGAAAGTTTACAAGTGCTACCCCGAGCTCCTTGAGGCTTTAGAAAACATGTTCAAGCTCACCATAG GTGAATACTCCGAGAGGGAAGGTTACAAAGGATCTGAATATGCACCTACTTACGAAGACAAAGATGGTGACTGGATGCTGGTTGGAGACGTTCCGTGGGA AATGTTTATGTCAACCTGCAAAAGACTAAGGATTATGAAAGGATCAGAAGCCAGAGGACTGGGACACGGTGCCTAA
- the LOC135147905 gene encoding probable protein phosphatase 2C 34, translating to MSILKKKLFENLVVANVVDSRAGLATISDDGSLILVQLTLDFKPNIPQEAERVVQCNGRVFCLDDERVHRVWLPNEESPGLAMSRAFGDYCLKDFGLISVPQVTRRQITVRDQFIVLASDGVRIICI from the exons atgagtattttgaaaaaaaaattgtttgagaacTTAGTGGTAGCAAATGTTGTTGATTCTCGTGCTGGATTAGCTACAATCTCTGATGACGGCAGCTTGATACTAGTTCAGCTTACTCTCGATTTTAAGCCTAATATACCTC AGGAGGCAGAACGTGTAGTTCAGTGTAATGGTCGGGTTTTCTGTTTAGATGATGAGCGCGTTCACCGAGTGTGGCTGCCGAATGAAGAGTCACCTGGACTTGCCATGTCTAGAGCTTTTGGTGACTACTGTTTAAAGGATTTTGGACTCATTTCTGTGCCTCAAGTGACTCGAAGACAGATTACTGTCAGAGACCAGTTCATTGTGCTTGCAAGTGATGGGGTACGTATAATTTGTATTTAG